From Butyricimonas paravirosa, one genomic window encodes:
- a CDS encoding PIN domain-containing protein translates to MKYLILDTNIYIHFIDFEQIDWMRIFNDNICIVIPPKVQREIDKLKDQSTSPKKRKKAKQASAKIADYLLNDKSGKYQVKTCKDPRASEFDEDIFNKDVADNWILLSAIRLKNEENIEVILVAADNGILVKAKQVGLNYYQMPDKYKLKEELSDEEKEINNLKAELDKYKNRLPKPCITFANEQERIVFKKPSKRIVEEELKLYMDNLKIENPFQKYEEIDTYNLLGNLSLNSMLYTDEQIEKYNTELEEYFEECEKYQSFVIQKNILDERFKEITFELHNDGSAQTGDMNIFIRFPHDIKLYNKNCKIKKDKEEPIKPELRFGVLDRKLLKSMRFNEWVDPFKGTGIPQIYCWNVEDILNVNEFNFKETKMNHNIYRILEIPDSLYIDIASCHSFSVDWFIVDSKLIDGIKGSLNIIIQ, encoded by the coding sequence ATGAAATATTTGATATTAGACACTAATATATATATCCATTTTATTGATTTCGAACAAATTGACTGGATGAGGATTTTTAATGATAATATTTGTATCGTGATTCCTCCTAAAGTACAAAGAGAAATAGATAAACTTAAGGATCAAAGCACAAGCCCCAAAAAAAGGAAAAAAGCAAAGCAGGCATCAGCTAAAATTGCTGATTATTTATTAAATGACAAAAGTGGGAAATATCAGGTGAAAACTTGTAAAGATCCTAGAGCAAGTGAATTTGATGAAGACATTTTTAATAAAGATGTTGCAGATAATTGGATATTATTATCAGCCATTCGTTTAAAAAATGAAGAAAATATTGAGGTGATACTAGTTGCTGCTGATAATGGTATATTAGTCAAGGCCAAACAGGTTGGATTAAATTATTACCAAATGCCTGATAAATATAAATTGAAAGAAGAACTTTCTGATGAAGAAAAAGAAATAAATAATTTAAAAGCAGAACTCGATAAATATAAAAACAGGCTCCCCAAACCATGTATTACTTTTGCAAATGAGCAAGAACGAATTGTATTCAAGAAACCCTCAAAACGAATTGTAGAAGAAGAACTTAAGCTTTACATGGATAATTTGAAAATAGAGAATCCATTTCAAAAATATGAAGAAATAGATACATATAATTTATTGGGAAATTTGTCATTGAATTCTATGCTTTATACGGATGAACAAATTGAAAAATATAATACAGAATTGGAGGAATATTTCGAAGAATGCGAAAAATACCAAAGCTTTGTTATACAAAAAAATATTTTAGATGAACGTTTTAAAGAAATAACTTTTGAACTTCATAATGATGGTTCCGCTCAGACGGGTGATATGAATATTTTTATAAGGTTTCCTCATGATATAAAGCTTTATAATAAAAATTGTAAGATAAAAAAAGATAAAGAAGAGCCCATAAAACCAGAACTTAGATTTGGTGTATTAGACAGAAAATTATTAAAATCAATGAGATTTAATGAATGGGTTGATCCTTTTAAGGGTACAGGAATACCTCAGATATATTGTTGGAATGTAGAAGATATTCTAAATGTAAATGAATTTAATTTCAAGGAAACAAAAATGAATCATAATATTTATCGGATATTGGAAATACCAGATTCATTATATATAGATATTGCCTCTTGTCATAGTTTTAGCGTTGATTGGTTTATTGTTGATTCAAAATTAATAGATGGTATAAAAGGTTCTTTAAATATTATCATACAATAA